One stretch of Comamonas testosteroni DNA includes these proteins:
- the rpoC gene encoding DNA-directed RNA polymerase subunit beta', with translation MKSLLDLFKQFTPDEHFDAIKIGLASPEKIRSWSFGEVKKPETINYRTFKPERDGLFCAKIFGPIKDYECLCGKYKRLKHRGVICEKCGVEVTQTKVRRERMGHIDLAAPCAHIWFLKSLPSRLGLVLDMTLRDIERVLYFEAYVVTDPGMTPLKKFSIMTEDDYDAKQLEYGYDEFTAKMGAEGIKDLLEGIDIDVEIERLRNDLTGSEVKVKKNAKRLKLLEAFKKSGIKPEWMVMEVLPVLPPDLRPLVPLDGGRFATSDLNDLYRRVINRNSRLRRLLELKAPEIIARNEKRMLQEAVDSLLDNGRRGKAMTGANKRALKSLADMIKGKSGRFRQNLLGKRVDYSGRSVITVGPYLKLHQCGLPKLMALELFKPFIFAQLEQRGIATTIKAAKKEVEAGTPVVWDILEEVIKEHPIMLNRAPTLHRLGIQAFEPILIEGKALQLHPLVCAAFNADFDGDQMAVHVPLSVEAQMEARVLMLASNNVLFPASGEPSIVPSQDVVLGLYHATREKINGKGEGMVFADLMELQRALDAGETELHAKISVRLTEWNKNKETGEFEPVTSLVETTVGRALLSEILPKGLAFSNMNKALKKKEISKLINASFRKCGLKATVVFADKLLQNGFRLSTHAGISISIDDMLVPPQKADILARAESEVKEIEQQYVSGLVTSGERYNKVVDIWGKAGDDVSKVMMDQLKVQKTTDRHGNEVDQESFNAIYMMADSGARGSAAQIRQLAGMRGLMAKPDGSIIETPITANFREGLNVLQYFISTHGARKGLADTALKTANSGYLTRRLVDVTQDLVVNEQDCGTSNGYLMRAIVEGGEVIESLRDRVLGRSTAEEVLHPETRAVLVPAGTLLNEDTIEELEAQGVDEIKVRTALTCETRFGLCATCYGRDLGRGGLINLGEAVGVIAAQSIGEPGTQLTMRTFHIGGAASRAAIASSVEAKSNGVIGFNSTMRYVSNTKGELVVISRSGEIVISENGRERERHKVPYGAVLTIKPDEAIKAGKILANWDPLTRPIITEYAGQVRFENVEEGLTVAKQVDEVTGLSTLVVIDPKRRGSAKVVRPQVKLIDANNQEVKIPGTDHAVTIGFQVGALIQVRDGQDVGPGEVLARIPVEGQKTRDITGGLPRVAELFEARTPKDKGTLAEMTGTVSFGKETKGKIRLQITDLEGKVWEELVPKERNILVHEGQVVNKGESIVDGPADPQDILRLLGIEELSRYIVDEVQDVYRLQGVKINDKHIEVIVRQMLRRVIIENSGDTTYIQGEQVERSEVLNTNEQMQKEGKLPATYSNVLLGITKASLSTDSFISAASFQETTRVLTEAAIMGKRDELRGLKENVIVGRLIPAGTGLAYHQARKAKDEMDDAERRAIAEAEEAELAGVLADDVEAPAGDASAD, from the coding sequence ATGAAATCGCTACTCGACCTGTTCAAGCAATTTACGCCTGATGAGCATTTCGATGCCATCAAGATCGGCCTGGCCTCGCCCGAGAAGATCCGTTCCTGGTCTTTCGGTGAAGTGAAGAAGCCTGAAACGATCAACTACCGTACTTTCAAGCCCGAGCGTGATGGTCTGTTCTGCGCCAAGATCTTTGGCCCGATCAAGGACTACGAATGCCTGTGCGGCAAGTACAAGCGCCTCAAGCACCGCGGCGTGATCTGCGAGAAGTGCGGCGTTGAAGTCACACAGACCAAGGTGCGTCGCGAACGCATGGGTCACATCGACCTGGCCGCGCCCTGCGCCCACATCTGGTTCCTGAAGTCCCTGCCTTCGCGCCTGGGCCTGGTGCTGGACATGACGCTGCGCGACATCGAGCGCGTGCTGTACTTCGAAGCCTATGTGGTGACCGACCCCGGCATGACTCCGCTGAAGAAGTTCAGCATCATGACCGAGGACGACTACGACGCCAAGCAACTCGAGTACGGCTACGATGAGTTCACCGCCAAGATGGGCGCTGAAGGCATCAAGGACCTGCTCGAAGGCATCGACATCGACGTCGAGATCGAGCGCCTGCGCAACGATCTGACCGGCTCCGAAGTCAAGGTCAAGAAGAACGCCAAGCGCCTGAAGCTGCTGGAAGCGTTCAAGAAGTCCGGCATCAAGCCCGAGTGGATGGTGATGGAAGTGCTGCCCGTGCTGCCTCCCGATCTGCGTCCCCTGGTGCCTCTGGACGGTGGCCGTTTCGCCACTTCCGACCTGAACGACCTGTACCGCCGCGTCATCAACCGCAACTCGCGTCTGCGCCGCCTGCTCGAGCTGAAGGCTCCTGAAATCATCGCGCGCAACGAAAAGCGCATGTTGCAGGAAGCGGTGGACTCGCTGCTGGACAACGGCCGTCGCGGCAAGGCCATGACGGGCGCCAACAAGCGTGCCCTGAAGTCGCTGGCCGACATGATCAAGGGCAAGAGCGGTCGTTTCCGTCAGAACTTGCTGGGCAAGCGCGTGGACTACTCCGGTCGTTCCGTGATTACCGTGGGTCCTTACCTCAAGCTGCACCAGTGCGGTCTGCCCAAGCTGATGGCGCTGGAGCTGTTCAAGCCCTTCATCTTCGCGCAGCTCGAGCAGCGCGGCATCGCCACGACCATCAAGGCTGCCAAGAAGGAAGTGGAAGCCGGTACGCCCGTGGTGTGGGACATCCTTGAAGAAGTCATCAAGGAACACCCCATCATGCTCAACCGTGCGCCTACGCTGCACCGTCTGGGCATCCAGGCTTTCGAGCCCATCCTGATCGAAGGCAAGGCCCTGCAACTGCACCCGCTGGTCTGCGCGGCCTTCAACGCCGACTTCGACGGTGACCAGATGGCTGTTCACGTGCCCCTGTCTGTGGAAGCGCAGATGGAAGCCCGCGTGCTGATGCTGGCCTCGAACAACGTGCTGTTCCCCGCTTCGGGCGAACCCTCCATCGTTCCTTCTCAGGACGTGGTGCTGGGTCTGTATCACGCCACGCGTGAAAAGATCAACGGCAAGGGCGAAGGCATGGTGTTTGCCGACCTGATGGAGCTGCAACGCGCTCTGGATGCCGGCGAGACCGAACTGCACGCCAAGATCAGCGTGCGCCTGACCGAGTGGAACAAGAACAAGGAAACCGGCGAATTCGAGCCCGTGACCTCGCTCGTGGAAACCACCGTGGGCCGTGCCCTGCTGTCTGAAATCCTGCCCAAGGGCCTGGCTTTCAGCAACATGAACAAGGCGCTCAAGAAGAAGGAAATCTCCAAGCTGATCAACGCCTCCTTCCGCAAGTGCGGTCTGAAGGCCACGGTCGTGTTTGCCGACAAGCTGCTGCAAAACGGTTTCCGTCTGTCCACGCACGCCGGTATCTCGATCTCCATCGACGACATGCTGGTGCCTCCGCAAAAGGCCGACATCCTGGCCCGCGCAGAGTCCGAAGTGAAGGAGATCGAGCAGCAGTACGTCTCGGGTCTGGTGACCTCCGGCGAGCGCTACAACAAGGTGGTGGACATCTGGGGCAAGGCCGGCGACGACGTGTCCAAGGTGATGATGGACCAGCTCAAGGTCCAGAAGACCACCGACCGTCATGGCAACGAAGTCGATCAGGAGTCGTTCAACGCGATTTACATGATGGCCGACTCCGGCGCCCGTGGCTCCGCAGCTCAGATTCGTCAGCTGGCCGGTATGCGTGGTCTGATGGCCAAGCCTGACGGCTCCATCATTGAGACGCCTATCACCGCGAACTTCCGCGAAGGCCTCAACGTGCTGCAGTACTTCATCTCGACCCACGGTGCTCGTAAGGGTCTGGCCGACACGGCGCTGAAGACGGCTAACTCCGGTTACCTGACTCGTCGTCTGGTGGACGTGACGCAGGATCTGGTCGTGAACGAACAGGATTGCGGTACCTCCAACGGCTATCTGATGCGCGCCATCGTCGAAGGCGGTGAAGTGATCGAATCCCTGCGCGACCGTGTGCTGGGCCGTTCGACCGCGGAAGAAGTGCTGCACCCCGAAACCCGTGCCGTGCTGGTGCCTGCCGGTACCCTGCTCAACGAAGACACCATCGAAGAGCTGGAAGCCCAGGGCGTGGACGAAATCAAGGTTCGCACGGCTCTGACCTGCGAAACCCGTTTCGGCCTGTGCGCCACCTGCTACGGTCGCGACCTGGGCCGCGGCGGCCTGATCAACCTCGGCGAAGCCGTGGGTGTGATCGCTGCCCAGTCCATCGGTGAACCCGGCACGCAGCTGACCATGCGTACCTTCCACATCGGTGGTGCCGCTTCGCGTGCCGCCATCGCTTCGAGCGTGGAAGCCAAGTCCAATGGTGTCATCGGCTTCAACAGCACGATGCGCTATGTGTCCAACACCAAGGGCGAGCTGGTGGTGATTTCGCGTTCCGGCGAGATCGTGATCAGCGAAAACGGCCGCGAGCGCGAGCGTCACAAAGTGCCTTACGGCGCCGTGCTGACCATCAAGCCCGATGAAGCCATCAAGGCCGGCAAGATCCTGGCGAACTGGGATCCGCTGACCCGACCCATCATTACCGAATACGCCGGTCAAGTGCGTTTCGAGAATGTGGAAGAAGGTCTGACGGTGGCCAAGCAGGTCGACGAAGTGACCGGTCTGTCCACTCTGGTGGTGATCGACCCCAAGCGTCGTGGCTCCGCCAAGGTGGTGCGTCCCCAGGTCAAGCTGATCGACGCCAACAACCAGGAAGTCAAGATCCCAGGTACCGACCATGCCGTGACGATCGGCTTCCAGGTCGGCGCCCTGATCCAGGTGCGTGACGGCCAGGACGTGGGCCCCGGCGAAGTGCTGGCCCGTATCCCTGTGGAAGGTCAGAAGACCCGCGACATTACCGGTGGTCTGCCCCGTGTGGCCGAACTGTTCGAAGCCCGTACGCCCAAGGACAAGGGCACTCTGGCCGAGATGACCGGTACCGTGTCCTTCGGCAAGGAGACCAAAGGCAAGATCCGCCTGCAGATCACCGATCTGGAAGGCAAGGTCTGGGAAGAGCTGGTGCCCAAGGAGCGCAACATTCTGGTCCACGAAGGCCAGGTGGTGAACAAGGGCGAGTCCATTGTTGACGGTCCTGCCGATCCTCAAGACATCCTGCGTCTGCTGGGTATCGAAGAGCTGTCGCGCTACATCGTGGACGAGGTGCAGGACGTTTACCGTCTGCAGGGTGTGAAGATCAACGACAAGCACATCGAAGTGATCGTGCGTCAGATGCTGCGTCGCGTGATCATCGAGAACTCCGGCGATACCACCTACATCCAGGGTGAACAGGTCGAGCGTTCCGAGGTGCTCAACACCAACGAACAGATGCAGAAGGAAGGCAAGCTGCCTGCCACGTACTCCAACGTGCTGCTGGGTATCACCAAGGCTTCGCTGTCGACCGACTCGTTCATCTCTGCGGCTTCCTTCCAGGAAACCACCCGTGTTCTGACCGAAGCTGCCATCATGGGCAAGCGCGACGAACTGCGTGGCCTGAAGGAAAACGTGATCGTGGGTCGTCTGATCCCCGCCGGTACCGGTCTGGCCTATCACCAGGCTCGCAAGGCCAAGGACGAAATGGACGATGCCGAGCGTCGTGCCATCGCCGAAGCCGAAGAAGCCGAGCTGGCCGGTGTGCTGGCTGATGACGTCGAAGCACCTGCTGGCGACGCCTCTGCCGACTAA
- the rsmB gene encoding 16S rRNA (cytosine(967)-C(5))-methyltransferase RsmB, producing MTSKPSQPKNAAAGAAVPNAPALWQQLDAVAKALHGILGGQSSKAVLAQVPQRLRPGVQALLFQVLRNLGRAQALQKQLAPRAPAPKVSALLSTALALAWDEAQAPYPPFTLVNQAVEAAKNGAARAQSGFINACLRRFLRERDALVSATDSDPVAVWNHPAWWIARLRKDHPRDWQTILAANNAQPPMTLRVNAQKSTAARYQDALQEMNLKATAVAECGLQLEQAVPVQELPHFEEGWASVQDGAAQAAAPLLLAGLSQPQGRPLRVLDACAAPGGKTAHLLERAAPGSIEVTALEIDPERARRIDETLSRLGLKAKVLVADASAPQAWFESQCGGQPFDAILLDAPCTASGIVRRQPDVRWLRRESDVAQLADIQSRLLDTLWPLLQPGGRMVYCTCSVFKAEGDAQMQAFLARNTTAASLPAPGHLIPGKAAKHDSVADNPLGDHDGFFYALLEKLR from the coding sequence ATGACTTCCAAGCCTTCCCAACCCAAGAACGCCGCGGCTGGTGCTGCTGTACCCAACGCTCCTGCCCTGTGGCAACAGCTGGATGCAGTGGCCAAGGCCCTGCACGGCATCCTGGGTGGCCAGTCCAGCAAGGCTGTGCTGGCACAGGTGCCGCAGCGCTTGCGTCCGGGAGTGCAGGCCTTGCTGTTCCAGGTGCTGCGCAATCTGGGACGTGCCCAGGCGCTGCAAAAGCAGCTGGCGCCGCGCGCACCTGCACCCAAGGTCAGTGCCTTGCTGAGCACGGCGCTGGCTTTGGCCTGGGATGAGGCGCAAGCCCCGTATCCGCCCTTCACCCTGGTCAACCAGGCCGTGGAAGCCGCCAAGAATGGCGCGGCACGCGCGCAGTCCGGTTTCATCAATGCCTGCCTGCGCCGCTTTCTGCGCGAGCGCGATGCCTTGGTGAGCGCGACCGACAGCGATCCAGTGGCCGTCTGGAATCACCCTGCCTGGTGGATTGCCCGGCTCAGGAAAGACCATCCCCGGGATTGGCAGACCATTTTGGCGGCCAACAATGCCCAGCCGCCCATGACGCTGCGCGTGAATGCACAGAAAAGCACTGCAGCCCGGTATCAGGATGCGCTGCAGGAGATGAACCTGAAGGCGACGGCCGTCGCCGAGTGCGGTCTGCAGCTGGAGCAGGCCGTGCCTGTACAGGAGCTGCCGCATTTTGAAGAAGGCTGGGCATCGGTGCAGGACGGCGCGGCACAGGCCGCGGCCCCACTGCTGCTGGCCGGCTTGTCCCAGCCCCAGGGGCGCCCGCTGCGCGTGCTGGATGCCTGTGCGGCGCCCGGCGGCAAGACCGCTCATCTGCTCGAACGTGCCGCGCCCGGCAGCATCGAAGTCACGGCCTTGGAGATCGACCCCGAGCGGGCTCGCCGCATCGATGAAACCCTGTCGCGCCTGGGCTTGAAGGCCAAGGTGCTGGTGGCCGATGCGTCCGCGCCCCAGGCGTGGTTCGAGTCGCAATGTGGCGGTCAGCCCTTCGATGCCATCTTGCTTGATGCGCCTTGCACCGCATCGGGCATTGTGCGTCGCCAGCCCGATGTGCGCTGGCTGCGTCGTGAAAGCGATGTGGCCCAGTTGGCAGACATCCAGTCCAGGCTGCTGGATACCTTGTGGCCGCTGCTGCAGCCCGGCGGCCGCATGGTCTATTGCACCTGCTCGGTCTTCAAGGCCGAGGGCGATGCCCAGATGCAAGCGTTTCTTGCACGCAACACTACGGCGGCCAGCTTGCCTGCTCCGGGTCATTTAATTCCCGGCAAAGCTGCCAAACACGATTCAGTGGCAGACAATCCCCTGGGTGACCACGACGGCTTTTTTTACGCTCTGCTGGAAAAATTGCGCTAA
- a CDS encoding DUF4390 domain-containing protein — protein sequence MARADTVPPDISSMQVTRTDEGVFLSANLQFELPGQVEDALRQGIPMYFIAEAQVQRERWYWSDQQLGVATRYYRITHQPLTRRWRLHISNSAFTGGSGTGLALGQSYEQLEDAIAAIQRIYRWKILESGQLGSTSGVSVQLRFRIDLSSLPRPLQIGALGRSGWNLQLSRTQTLEAAP from the coding sequence ATGGCCCGGGCGGATACCGTGCCGCCGGACATCAGCTCCATGCAGGTCACGCGTACCGACGAGGGGGTGTTTCTCTCGGCCAATCTGCAGTTCGAGCTGCCTGGCCAGGTTGAAGATGCCCTGCGTCAGGGCATTCCCATGTATTTCATTGCCGAAGCCCAGGTACAGCGCGAGCGCTGGTACTGGTCCGATCAGCAATTGGGCGTCGCCACCCGCTATTACCGCATTACGCACCAGCCACTGACCAGGCGCTGGCGTTTGCATATCTCCAATTCCGCCTTCACCGGCGGCAGCGGCACCGGACTGGCGCTGGGCCAGTCCTACGAGCAGCTGGAGGATGCCATCGCAGCCATTCAACGCATTTACCGCTGGAAGATTCTGGAGTCCGGCCAGCTCGGCTCCACTTCAGGCGTCTCGGTGCAACTGCGCTTTCGCATAGATCTGTCGTCCCTGCCCAGACCTTTACAGATTGGGGCGCTGGGGCGCTCGGGCTGGAATCTGCAACTGTCGCGCACACAGACGCTGGAGGCTGCTCCCTGA
- a CDS encoding sensor histidine kinase, with amino-acid sequence MADFKLLDGEASGSSAARWSRATRWAVGTGVALMVVVGVLLLFLLTLATNNRLAYERNYNWLFAANVVVAGLLLLVLFWGGLRLALRLRRGRFGSKLLLKLAGIFTLVGLLPGLLIYVVSYQFVSRSIESWFDVKVEGALSAGVSLASATLDTVANDMANNTRTAGLQLSQTSDAGAALMLERIRDQIGASDVVLWNASGKAIASAGQSQFSLAPERPNTQLLRSLREQGGQRAVASIEGLDDAGDVPADQAAANAKVRTLALVPSSAVNLLEEARYLQATIPLPQALVSNALAVQEANREYQERALARGGLQRMYIGTLTLALFLAVFGAVVLAVVLGNQLAKPLLLLAQGMRDVARGDLRPKPALQSKDEIGGLTRSFAVMTQQLADARSDANRNLLQLDAARSNLQTILDNLTSGVIVLDRSGRIVLSNPGATRILRAPMAVFQGKRLRDVSGLQDFARVVQEQFEIFLGDASAEQGRDRWQQVYELDGGSGNGDVVHNTTSLVMRGAELPDDQRLLVFDDISEIVSAQRAQAWGEVARRVAHEIKNPLTPIQLSAERLAMKLTDKLQPAEQALLAKSVKTIVDQVGAMKRLVDEFREYARLPAANLQALDLNALIAEVLQLYGEENATVRVEASLDEACPLIQGDSQQLRQVIHNLLQNAQDSTAQRAQETGQTPGSVTIETRWMDTAQRVRLSISDSGTGFAPNILQRAFEPYVTTKSRGTGLGLAVVKKIADEHGARVDLGNREEDGVVQGARVSLSFVPNDRAGAA; translated from the coding sequence ATGGCTGACTTCAAGCTCCTGGATGGCGAAGCCAGCGGCTCCTCTGCCGCGCGCTGGTCGCGCGCCACGCGCTGGGCCGTTGGCACGGGCGTGGCGCTGATGGTGGTGGTGGGGGTGCTGCTGCTGTTCCTGCTGACCCTGGCCACGAATAACCGGCTGGCCTATGAGCGCAACTACAACTGGCTGTTTGCCGCCAATGTCGTTGTGGCCGGATTGCTGCTGCTGGTACTGTTCTGGGGCGGCTTGCGCCTGGCTCTGCGGCTCAGGCGCGGGCGTTTTGGCAGCAAGCTGTTGCTCAAGCTGGCGGGCATCTTCACCTTGGTGGGTTTGCTGCCGGGCTTGTTGATCTATGTGGTGTCCTACCAGTTTGTTTCGCGCTCGATAGAGAGCTGGTTTGACGTCAAGGTCGAGGGGGCCTTGTCTGCGGGTGTGAGCCTGGCCAGTGCCACACTGGATACCGTGGCCAATGACATGGCCAACAACACGCGCACGGCAGGCCTTCAGCTCTCTCAGACCTCGGATGCCGGTGCGGCACTGATGCTGGAGCGCATCCGAGATCAGATCGGTGCCTCCGATGTGGTGCTCTGGAATGCATCAGGCAAGGCCATTGCAAGTGCCGGTCAGTCTCAGTTCAGCCTGGCGCCGGAGCGGCCCAACACCCAGCTGCTGCGCAGCTTGAGGGAGCAGGGCGGTCAGCGTGCCGTGGCCAGCATCGAAGGCCTGGATGATGCCGGTGACGTGCCTGCCGATCAGGCTGCGGCCAACGCCAAGGTGCGCACACTGGCGCTGGTGCCCAGCTCGGCCGTGAATCTGTTGGAGGAGGCTCGTTATCTGCAGGCCACGATTCCCCTGCCGCAAGCCCTGGTCAGCAATGCCCTGGCCGTGCAGGAGGCCAATCGCGAATACCAGGAGCGAGCACTGGCTCGCGGTGGGTTGCAGCGCATGTATATCGGCACTCTGACGCTGGCGCTGTTTCTGGCCGTGTTTGGTGCCGTGGTGCTGGCCGTGGTGCTGGGCAATCAGCTGGCCAAGCCATTGCTGTTGCTGGCCCAGGGCATGCGCGATGTGGCGCGTGGAGATTTGCGTCCCAAGCCTGCGCTGCAAAGCAAGGACGAGATTGGCGGGCTGACGCGCTCTTTTGCCGTCATGACCCAGCAACTGGCCGATGCACGCTCCGATGCCAACCGCAATCTGCTGCAACTCGATGCTGCGCGCAGCAATCTGCAGACCATTCTGGACAACCTTACTTCGGGCGTCATCGTGCTCGATCGCTCCGGGCGCATCGTCCTCAGCAATCCCGGTGCAACACGCATTCTGCGTGCGCCCATGGCGGTGTTCCAGGGCAAGCGTCTGCGCGATGTCTCGGGTCTGCAGGACTTCGCGCGCGTGGTGCAGGAGCAGTTCGAGATTTTCCTGGGCGATGCTTCGGCCGAGCAGGGGCGCGACCGCTGGCAGCAGGTCTATGAGCTGGACGGTGGCAGCGGCAATGGCGATGTGGTGCATAACACCACCAGCCTCGTCATGCGTGGTGCGGAGCTGCCCGATGACCAGCGTCTGCTGGTGTTCGATGATATTTCGGAGATCGTCTCGGCCCAGCGTGCACAGGCCTGGGGCGAGGTTGCGCGCCGCGTGGCGCATGAGATCAAGAATCCGTTGACGCCGATTCAGCTGTCTGCGGAGCGTCTGGCGATGAAGCTGACCGACAAGCTGCAGCCTGCGGAGCAGGCGCTGCTGGCAAAATCGGTCAAGACTATCGTCGACCAGGTGGGCGCCATGAAGCGTCTGGTCGATGAGTTTCGTGAGTACGCACGTTTGCCGGCAGCCAATCTGCAAGCGCTGGATCTGAATGCACTGATCGCAGAGGTGCTGCAGCTCTATGGCGAAGAGAATGCGACGGTGCGTGTGGAGGCATCGCTTGACGAAGCCTGTCCGCTGATTCAGGGCGATAGCCAGCAATTGCGCCAGGTCATCCACAATCTTTTGCAAAATGCGCAAGATTCCACGGCGCAAAGAGCGCAGGAAACAGGGCAGACTCCGGGCTCCGTCACCATCGAAACCCGCTGGATGGACACGGCCCAGCGTGTGCGCCTGAGCATCAGCGACAGTGGCACAGGTTTTGCTCCCAATATTCTTCAAAGAGCTTTCGAGCCCTATGTGACCACCAAGTCCCGCGGCACAGGTCTGGGTCTGGCCGTGGTCAAGAAAATCGCCGACGAGCATGGCGCAAGAGTGGACCTGGGTAATCGAGAGGAAGACGGGGTAGTGCAAGGCGCGCGAGTGTCGCTATCATTTGTACCTAACGACCGTGCGGGGGCGGCTTGA
- a CDS encoding response regulator, whose protein sequence is MANILVVDDELGIRDLLSEILNDEGHSVDVAENATQARVSRATHNYDLVLLDIWMPDTDGVTLLKEWATAGQLTMPVIMMSGHATIETAVEATRIGALSFLEKPITMQKLLKAVEQGLARSTASQGAETAAHASNGTAPSAVVSITAQAAEDNLPNSHQGFDLDRPLREARDGFEKAYFEFHLAREGGSMTRVAEKTGLERTHLYRKLRQLGVDLGRNRRG, encoded by the coding sequence ATGGCAAACATACTAGTGGTCGACGACGAACTGGGGATCCGGGATTTGTTGTCGGAAATCCTCAACGACGAAGGTCATAGTGTGGACGTGGCGGAGAACGCCACGCAGGCACGCGTATCCAGGGCAACCCACAACTACGATCTGGTGCTGCTGGACATCTGGATGCCGGATACCGACGGCGTCACCTTGCTCAAGGAATGGGCCACGGCCGGCCAGCTCACCATGCCCGTCATCATGATGAGCGGTCATGCGACCATCGAAACGGCCGTCGAGGCCACGCGCATCGGTGCACTGTCCTTCCTCGAAAAGCCCATCACCATGCAGAAGCTGCTCAAGGCGGTGGAGCAGGGGTTGGCGCGCAGCACGGCCAGCCAGGGCGCGGAAACTGCAGCGCATGCCAGCAACGGCACGGCGCCATCGGCCGTGGTCAGCATCACAGCCCAGGCGGCGGAAGACAACCTGCCCAATTCGCACCAGGGCTTCGATCTTGACCGTCCCTTGCGCGAGGCGCGCGACGGCTTTGAAAAAGCCTATTTCGAATTCCACCTGGCCCGCGAAGGCGGCTCCATGACGCGCGTGGCCGAGAAGACCGGCCTGGAGCGCACCCACCTGTATCGCAAGCTGCGTCAGCTGGGCGTGGACCTCGGACGCAATCGCCGCGGATAA